The genomic interval TGTAACTCTGTCCCTGTCTAAGCTTTTCTCATAGCTCTCTGTCCTTGTCCCTCTCTTACCTTCCATCTCTATTGAACAGACTGTGCATGTGAATGAATCTGCATAGAACAGACGCCGCTGGACAATTGCCCTGCAAGATTTAGGATTGGCTTCTAAGGACCAGTACAATGGACTACGTGATTGGCGGCTCTCTGGTCTGGCTTTCTGTCCTATTGCACTGTATCCTGACTCCGGTAAGTGTCAGCAATGATTTAGTTCTGTGTTCTGACTCTCCGCTgtgttacagatgtagcagagctgtgtttgtcaTCGTGATATCACAATGTGTTATGAGTGTTAAAAGCTTTATGTTAACTCACACCGTTACTATATTACTCTGCACAATATATACTATGGATATACAGCGCTGTATCCTAATACAAGGGGCTCAGGTGGCTGTCAGGGTAAGAACGTAAGCTTACACGTTCCCACTAACAAAGGTAATCCCCTATTAACagaataggtgataagtgtcagatctccaggggtccgactgctgggacaGCCATCAATCAAGAAAATAGGGTCCCCAACCCCCTATTAGTGTCTATGCACTATCATCAcaacattcacttctatggcactGATGGAGCCTTGTACTCAAGCAGAATGGGATGAAGCAGTGGTCGCACTATGCATGTGTCCTATTCTTATAATCACTGGTCGTCCCTCCAACTATCAAACTCTTATCCTCTATTAGAAATAAGTGGAGTAAGAACTGTCCAGAGAATGGAAACTTCCCCCGACCATCCCCCTATAGTCCACCTTTTGATCCAGAGCAATCTGACTATCTTTCATAGAACTGCTTTATTTGCTTACCTTCTTTTACCTTGTTTTGGAGAGTTACCCAATTCTATGACCTCTCGGACTGAGCTGTATAATTATAATACCATCCAACCTGAACGCTATTAcattatgataataataataataaattttatttatatagcactaacatattccgcagcgctgtacaatttgtagggttcaaatacagacagaaagatactttacaaagaaagtcatttcacacaatgggactgagggccctgctcacaagagcttacaatctatgaggtagagggggtgacacaagaggtagcaggggcggcattgctaaaTGCATTATGATAAAAGCCATAAGGGAAAATGTCTTCTCTGAGACGCAAATCGGACAAATCTGCTGCAAATGTCAATGGTGACAAATCAATTctatcccaaatgtaaagcaccatggaattaatggtgctatataaataaacaataataataatatcatgtctATTTGAGATGTGTAGCTGAGTCCACCATTCCTACGGTATAGACCGACTGCTATTCTCAATTGTATAGggggcggaatatgttggcatgtTATAAACAGTAAATAATGAGATTGATCCATACGCGTGTACGTCCTATTGGGGTCCatcgctatatacccatcatcacacTTAGCCAAAGTGATTTGCACCAGTTTTCTACCTTCCTCCATGTAACTAACCCATTGATGCTGGAAGTTATATTGTGTTTGAGTTCCagtaatggaactctaggcataaatgggttaatccaTTGGAGAATACTCAGGTTACTTATTGCAAATAAAAAGTTGGAACAAACCAAAACCCTAAATCAGAAGACGGCAAAATCAATGACAAATTTGGCTTTCTTATTGGTTGAAGAGTTGTCCCTTTATGGACACTGATTctatatccacaggacagggaataagtgtccattttCTAGGGGGCCCAATCACTGGCCAGTGCGCCTGTGTGACCAGTCCACTTCTATGGAGCTACCAGGACTGGGATCTGTTAGTATCCTTTGTTAACATATTCTGTTGGATCCTACCAATGGACGCTATCAACTAAGTGTGAACACctccttagggccagttcacacggagtttacaggcgcgcattctggcacgtatatacgtgtcagaatgtgagtgctcaaaacagatcccattcatttcaatgggtcattacGGGCATGTAACGCGCGCAATTTTGCGGCCTCAACTGGCCCTTACAGTCTTAAGTACAAATAATCACTGGACATGTCAATGTACTTTCCATATACAGGACTATCCCTTGGTTTAGGGTCCTGAAGGTGCAGAGAATCAGTATATTAGGAGGATTGTGGTTCACTGTGTTGAGCTGAGGATTGAATAGGACAAGGACTATACACACGTGGTCAAAATTGTTGctgccccttgtttaatgaaagaaaacctcacgatggtcccagaaataacttgaatctgacaaaagtaataataaataaaaattctatgcaaatgaaagtcagacattgctttaaaTAAAACTCACAAAACAGGccaggacagaaatgatggttcccttaacgtttgaggcaatcgctgcgatcacacgattcctgtaactgtcaatgagacttctgcccctctcagcaggtatatTGGCCAGCTCCTCATGAGCAAAcagctccagttgtctcgggtttgaagggtgccttctccagacgccatgtttcagctccttccaaaggatttaggtcagggctcattgaagccacttcagaatagtacaactttttcctcttagccattctcggGTGTTTTTATctttgtgttttgggtcattatcctgttacaagacccctgacctgtgactgagaccaagctttctgacactgggtagcacatttctctctagaatcccttgatagtcttgagatttcattgtaccctgcacagattcaagacaccctgtgccagatgtagcaaagcagccccagaacataacagagcctcctccatgtttcacagtagggacagtgtcttttcaagatatgcttcattttcccttctgtgaacatagagctgatgtgccttgccagaaagttaaatttttgtctcatctgtccataagacATTCTCCCACCGTGGGTTTCttttttcattaaacaaggggcatcaacaattttgtccacgtgtgtatatcccAAATGTGGAAACGTTGGCAGGTGTGACCTGACCAATATCTATACATAATGCCTAAAAAGGAGTCAGTAtagaataagggtccattcacacggggtaaatacgtgctcattttggcaaaatacacgtgtaaaaataagactcccattgacttcaatgacattttacacgtgtattttgacgtgtattttgatgtgtttttttacatgtgtaaaaaaatgtcattgaagtcaatggaagtcttatttttacacgtgtattttgccaaaatgagcacgtatttactccgtgtgaatggaccctcatcaAGCTGCAATTATGGAATGATTACAGTAATgtcaccatatactgtatattagatagatagatagatagatagatagatagatagatagactttatGATATGTTCCTGTGTATACTGGCAGGACACACATAAAGTGACTTGTATTTTTGGTATGTCACTACAACTTTGCTTTCTTATGACATAGTGATATCACCGACAAtcaccaaaaatctaaaactgccGCTATAGCCTGTCTATAACATGTAGATATGTTTTGTAGAAATACACGGTGCTGCAGACAGTCTGGCTACTGTGATCAGATTATATCTGTAATAGGGGAAAAGTACTCAGCTGTTTATAGAGGAAAGGGTAGTAGAAGCTGCGCAGAGCCTGTGGGGGAAGGTGAGGGTGGAGAGGCGGCATACAGGCTGCAAGGAGGCAGCCATAGGATCAAGTGCAAGACCATCTAATGGCAGGAGGAATAATGGGGCTGGTGTGATGAGTGCATTGTGTGTTAGGTATGATGAGTGCCTTGTGTATGTGTGAAGAGTGCATTGTGTGTTATACATGAGTGCATAATGTGTTATGTGTGATGAGTGTAATGTGCATATGTGTGAAGAGTGAATGGTGTGTTATGTGTGATGAGTGCATTGTGTATTATGTGTGATATATACATTGTGTAGTACATACATATGATGAGTTCACTGTGTACTCTGTGTGATGAGTACATGGTGTATTATGTATGGGCAATGAGTGCACGGTGTGATACCCAATACACATAGTGTGTGTTTTTGGGCAGATTAGACCTTTATTAAAACCATATTCTCTTTTCTGTTTTCAGATTTCAGTCTCTCAGACACAAGAAACTCAGAAAGTAGAAGGTACGTGCTATGTGCGTGGTCATTTATTCTATACTTACGCGACTATACATCCAAACCTGGTCCTATATGTCACACTGACACAGTTTAGTGTCCATATTGCACCACAATACCCAGACCCCCTCCCACTCTAAGCTGCCATCTTTACATTACTAAATAACCAAGTCCAGAGCAGAGGAGTAACTACAAGCTCCTGGCCCCAGTATATGCAATGTTGCCCCCACTTACTATATGCTACCTGTAATACAGGTTCTTATGTTATAGAGAGGCCCTGATGCCacggctacctctgcaccccctatagctacaccctagCCCAGAGTACCAACAAGAAATGGGTGCAAAATCCCAAGGTCCGGCTCAGACCCTCTCACATTATAATCCATAAAACAGGGCAGCCCTCCAAAATATAATGAAAACCAATTGCGGTGCTTTATTCCATGTGCAACATTCCAGTTCAGGTGTGAACCTTTCTCTTGTTTTAGAAAAGTTCAGACTTGGGCCTAAATGTCGCACATGGAATAAAGAACCTCATCtggttttcattattttttggaGCGCTGCCCTATTTTTTGGAATAAATAACCTTTTAGTGATCTAAGTTTGGTTCAGGCGAACCATGGAGATCTGGTTGCTGCATATGCAACACAGACAGCAAAATATCGCCACCCCAAAGTGTCCGTAATGTCCGACGATGTACCCCGTGTGACTATAGCCGTATCCAGTTCCCGGGCCCCGATGCTTCCACTTCTTAGTATACTGGCAAAACCATCCGGCCAATAATGATATACAGTGGAAATCAATCAGTGCTTCACTaagtaaggctacgttcacactactgttatacaTGTCCGTTGCTCTTATTCGTCATAGGATGAGCACAGAGGATATTAATGGCAATAGGGTGATGGGTGCAGACAGAGCCCCGTTCGCCCCACATTTGCAATGTAAAAAACACAACAGACACTTTCTTCATTCATGTTTCTGTCAGGTACATTACGTGACTCCTGACAAACAAACTGACCGATAACATACAATATAGATAACAGATGCGTCTTGTGAACCACAATAGGGGATTCAATTGAAATCTGTTCTGTCTTGAATTTGTCACTAtcatgttatagaacaggaggagatgagcagattgatgtccagttttatgggaaaatattcagtataattgTAATTGTAATCTATTGGTTAAAAATCTCTTTCTTTgcataagagtccagtgggcggtctcacTCAATGTTGTGTGCTGAGGAGTTGAGTGAGAGGTCTCACTCACTAATCTGTgtgtaggagtccagtgggtggcctCACTCAGTGATCtgtacttaggagtccagtaggctgtctcactcaatgatctataCTGAGGAGTCCAGAGGGCGGTCTCACTCACTGATCtgtacttaggagtccagtgggcggtctcacTCACTGATCtgtacttaggagtccagtgggcggtctcacTCACTGATCtgtacttaggagtccagtgggcagtctcaCTCACTGATCTGTActgaggagtccagtgggcagtctcaCTCACTGATCtgtacttaggagtccagtgggtggtctcactcaatgatctgtacttaggagtccagtgggcggtctcacTCACTGATCtgtacttaggagtccagtaggctgtctcactcaatgatctatactgaggagtccagtgggcagtctcaCTCACTGATCtgtacttaggagtccagtgggtggtctcactcaatgatctgtacttaggagtccagtgggcggtctcacTCACTGATCtgtacttaggagtccagtgggcagtctcaCTCACTGATCtgtacttaggagtccagtgggcagtctcaCTCACTGATCTGTactaaggagtccagtgggcagtctcaCTCACTGATCTATActgaggagtccagtgggcagtctcactcaatgatctatactgaggagtccagtgggcagtctcaCTCACTGATCTGTACTTagaagtccagtgggtggtctcactcaatgatctgtacttaggagtccagtgggcagtctcaCTCACTGATCtgtacttaggagtccagtaggctgtctcactcaatgatctatactgaggagtccagtgggcagtctcaCTCACTGATCtgtacttaggagtccagtgggtggtctcactcaatgatctgtacttaggagtccagtgggcggtctcacTCACTGATCtgtacttaggagtccagtgggcagtctcaCTCACTGATCtgtacttaggagtccagtgggcagtctcaCTCACTGATCTGTactaaggagtccagtgggcagtctcaCTCACTGATCTATActgaggagtccagtgggcagtctcactcaatgatctatactgaggagtccagtgggcagtctcaCTCACTGATCTGTACTTagaagtccagtgggcggtctcacTCACTGATCtgtacttaggagtccagtgggcgccTACCAGACTCCCAAGCATACAGGAGGCAGGAATTTCAACCGATAACTTCCAAGTTCTACTGACTAttctcccacaaaactatatatcgatttgctcagctcctcctgctctacgaCATGTTGCAGGCAGATTGGTTTACATTTTCAACGTCATAAGTTCCCCTTATTGAAAACTTATTGACCATAATTGACATGTTTGCTATTTGTAACCTAGTCCTTGTGGTTTGTAGCACATGAGCAATAATATCCTGTGATATTATGTGAATGTAACCGAGTTTCTATACATAAACAAATGATCATTGTGTCATCAGTTGGACAAAAACTTGATGTGAAACTCGGTCTGTGTGTTTGGACTCAGTGGCataaaaaatttagaaaaaaaaaaaaaaaagttgatctgaTTTTCACGTAAGCAAATGTACATCATCCACGGACAGCACACCACCCGCAAATGAGTGGACGTCCGGATGTGGATGTGTGATTGAGCCCTATATAATGAACCATATATAAAGTCACCCTCCAAAACATGGCTTGGAGACCTCTGTTCTCTCTGGAGTGGACCAACCATTTAGTACATGTCCTTTGGATACGCCATATTTTTATACAGTGGGAATACCCCTATAATGAGGTAGGGTCTCACAAGCTCCATACACACAGCAAAGCCACAATATGGAACCATAGGAACCGCATAGCTCATTGTATATTGACTCCATACAGTGCAAATTTGTATTCTGAATTCCATATGAAATACAGTACAATATGACCCTTGATAAACAGAACTATAATATGGGCAAGTTCATGAAACCTTATAGTATAGCCATTAAGTCAATGAACATTCCAGAATATGATATTTCATGGCGCACTCGGGGGCAGGGAAGCCATTGTTCATCCTGCTGACACATATCTGCCTCTGTGAAATACACACATATCTGTCACACACCGCTGTCACTTTAACACTTTCAGTTATCTGTCGTGGGAATTGTGCCGCCATCTGTCAGCCTAATGATGATAAAACACACTGTTATCCTCTGCAGATGTTAGGTTGTAAAAAAAATCTGGTGCTTTTAAGATTTTTTCCCAATTCAGTCGAAGTGATGACCTAAGCATTTCCTGCCTTTCCCTCAATGAACAAttttccttagaaatgtatatttTCTTGGCAATGCTCCACTCCTGTATACCGGGTCACTCCTCCTACCTAGATCAGTAAGTAGTTGTGGGACATAGAGCTCAGTGCACATCCTTCAAGGTGAACCTACTAGATCACGTAGTGAGAAAAAGTCACGGATAGGGTTAGAATTGCGCAACAGATTTCAGTCCATATTCCTAGATATTGAGAAACTGAAGACCTGACGTCTCCTGGAGTTATATCTGGAGCAATAttaatgccagtgcttatgggccccctaaggctcctgggcaccggtgtgactgcaccctctctaCGTCTTCAAGTTACGCCACTCGCTATGTCTTAATAAATCTTTAGATTGGTCAAAGATTTATTGTTTTCACTAAAAGATAAAAATTGAGcttcctgcagtcaccactagggggagcttaagaGGTCACTGCATACCAATACACTGAACCCAATAATAAAGCAGTAATCTGATAATGGTAACACAATTTTATCCCTTTTCATTTTAAGTTGTCATTTTTTTCAACCTCAATTTCAAGAGCGAAAACCTTTTAGAGCTTGTTTTTTGTAGGATGAGTTGTAACTGGAACGTCACTCACAAAAGCTGACATTCTGgctccaccactagagggagcttacagcttgcaggacttctctctgtggacaccgagcagaaaccacacggaccccattacagtctatggggtccgtgtgattttttagctaaccgctttttaatgcgtataggtttcttttCGAAGGGTCcaaaagcggactccccgaatggaaaaccgaacgcagatgtgaactgggccttatgtACACCAAGTATGCATATTACTGGATAATGTAGGATCAGCAGTGTTAATAGCCCCGGATCTTTCCTACAACAATACCCCATGTGTACGTCCAGCTTTAGTCTAGGTCCTTTACATCTGACCTTCCTCTATAGTCCACCCTACATGCTGTGAAAAGCCTTACAACTAGAGCCGGATTAACACTGTGATATAATAACACGATTGTGGTGATGTGTGTTTTACAGGTCAGGGGTGGATGGATATATTTAACAGGAGTAAGTGCCAGCCTCGGTGGGTCCTTCTTAATCTACTAAATGAGTTTCCACAGTTCTCAGACTTTCTCTTCAAACCGCCATGTGTGTCGGTCCAGCGCTGCGCCGGCTGCTGCCTGGACGAGGCTCAAAGCTGCTTCCCCTTACAGTCACATATCATCAAAATGCAGGTGAATAAGATTTCTCATCCATCTTCCAATTCTGTAGGAGAAATAACCAATAGGTATGGAGCGAATACTGGAATATTTCATCACAATGGTGTCTATGAGCAATACAAATTTAGATCAGATTTGCTTTCCTTTTAGGGTACAGCACAATAATAATAGTAtaggtaataatagtaatatagtaataataatacggtaataataataatatagtagtaatacagtaataatagtaatatagcattgGCAATATAGTAATatcgtattttccggactataaggcgcacataaaatcctacgatttcctcagaaatcgaaagtgcgccttatagtccgatgcgccttatacatggatggaagcggcggcacgtgaggagttaagcggcaaagttcttacaattgaagttagagatgagcgaatactattcgaatagcacgctcccattgcaatgtatggaagcgtgccattgaaatgaatagaagcggctggcacgcggggggttaagcggctgccggcaaagtctgcgtgccgccgctttcaatcagcggtgcgccttatatatgaacctagacaggactataaggcgctcatgggtaatgcgccttatagtccagtgcgccttatagtccgcaaaatacggtaataataataatataataataataatataataataaaataggagtaatacagtaataatatataataataatatagtaatactagtaatataataatatagcaatagtaatataacagtaatatagaaataatataataatatagtaatactaatataataatatagtaataataatatagtagtaataatacagtaatactatattctaataataatattataataatatagtaataatataataataataataacaataataataatacagtaatattatgGTAATAATAGTTGTATAGTATAAAATAtagcaatagtaatataatgataataatattaatatagctatggtaatatagtaatactatataataatatagtaataatagtatataataatatatatagcataatataataataataataataataataatttagtaatattataataataataataataataataagtaatatagCAGTCCACAGTTTTGTTTCCGCCCAATATTGtatgaatgaataaaatataaactttattGTTCCTCTGGGGTGGGAGAAACATGAAGCTACAGAAAgaccccattgcaatgtatggctgCTGTATTAGAACTTAGAACTCAAATTTACCTCAGTATTATAGTCCAGCAAACTctataaagaggacttttcaccatctccaacaagtccagcttttTACATCTTTAcatgtgctgattctggcacagttggaattttttctgtagcctccaccattcctgaacaatcagtgttATTTGTTCTCATTCCTGGTCTACtatataggctctgtactgtcatgcATGATCAGTCAATTGGGCGTGATTCTAAgctgtgacactggctgcctccgaTTGGAGTCACatcccccttgcctgctcctaacACCGCCTTCCTGATATTAAgtatatgaggcaccaaaactaactgcattggttgctcaggaacgatgagagctagagaaaaaaaatacaactgttCTGGAATTGGAATTGTAGGAGGTGGAAAGTTCTCTTTAAGCTTGAAAAAGTAACATCGTATTCAGTAAAACATCAACTAcaatattttacctttttttcaGGTTCAGGTCTATAAAACCAAATCGGATTCAGAGTACACCGAAATCTCTGTTATTCAGCACACAGAGTGTGAATGCAGGTAAATACATGATCTCGTCTCTCCTTCACAATACCGAAAGATGCTGGGCTGTTAGTaagaaatacactcaccggccactttattaggtacaccatgctagtaacgggttgtaccctcttttgccttcagaactgcctcaattcttcgtggcatagattcaacaaggtgctggaagcattcctcagagattttggtccatattgacatgatggcatcacacagttgccgcagattcgtcggctgcacatccatgatgcgaatctcccgttccaccacatcccaaagatgctctattggattgagatctggtgactgtggaggccattggagtacagtgaactcattgtcatgttcaagaaaccagtctgagatgattccagctttatgacatggcattgcattatcctgctgaaagtagccatcagatgttgggtacattgtggtcataaagggatggacatggtcagcaacaatactcaggtaggctttggcattgcaacgatgctcaattggtaccaaggggcccaaagagtgccaagaaaatattccccacaccatgacaccaccaccaccagcctgaaccattgatacaaggcaggatggatccatgctttcatgttgttgacgccaaattctgaccctaccatccgaatgtcgcagcagaaatcgagactcatcagaccaggcaacgtttttccaatcttcaattgtccaatttcgatgagcttgtgcaaattgtagcctcagtttcctgttcttagctgaaaggagtggcacccggtgtggtcttctgctgctgtagcccatctgcctcaaagttcgacgtactgtgcgttcagagatgctcttctggctaccttggttgtaacgggtggctatttgagtcactgttgcctttctatcagctcgaaccagtctggccattctcctctgacctctggcatcaacaacgcatttccgcccacagaactgccgctcactggatgttttttctttttcggaccattctctgtaaaccctagagatggttgtgcgtgaaaatcccagtagatcagcagtttctgaaatactcagaccag from Leptodactylus fuscus isolate aLepFus1 chromosome 7, aLepFus1.hap2, whole genome shotgun sequence carries:
- the VEGFB gene encoding vascular endothelial growth factor B; this encodes MDYVIGGSLVWLSVLLHCILTPISVSQTQETQKVEGQGWMDIFNRSKCQPRWVLLNLLNEFPQFSDFLFKPPCVSVQRCAGCCLDEAQSCFPLQSHIIKMQVQVYKTKSDSEYTEISVIQHTECECRRPHVNLTLKASRLSAMPNDKKFKKRRRKGRKGKGASKNARSACPPCARRRTLNPKTCECICELSEEKCTRRGLTQNKERCRCEKPRS